In Desmospora activa DSM 45169, one genomic interval encodes:
- a CDS encoding dihydrolipoamide acetyltransferase family protein, producing the protein MAQAIWMPKLGMTMEKGTILQWFKEAGDPVEEGEPILEVMTDKINIEVEAYTSGTLLRILHGPDEEVAVNEVIGYIGEEGEVVPEGRPSKQDELELESSVSKLRQNSSALPRKEGFSGAKGASVTTPKSTVAVPEAPLSGLETIRATPSARRTARKLGVFLHEVTGSGRKGRIHREDVEVYATRKSMDKPSLSREISQKSQGEIIPYRGMRETVGRRMAESAFSAPHVTLFTDVDMGAAIETRQQLLEVVEQQTGYRLSHTELILKACAFALKQHPEVNASLQGKEILRHSHIHLGLAVAVEEGLLVPVIRDANRKGLAQLTQECKELAQAAREKTLTPDQLSGSTFTISNLGMYEVDGFTPIINQPESAILGVGRIKEKPVGVDGEIKLRPIATFSLSFDHRVLDGAPAARFLQTVKQTLEQPEILLV; encoded by the coding sequence ATGGCTCAAGCGATCTGGATGCCAAAGTTGGGGATGACGATGGAAAAAGGGACAATTCTGCAATGGTTTAAAGAAGCGGGTGACCCTGTAGAGGAAGGGGAGCCGATTCTGGAAGTGATGACGGACAAGATCAATATCGAAGTGGAGGCCTACACATCGGGGACGCTGCTGCGCATTCTTCACGGGCCCGATGAGGAAGTCGCCGTTAACGAAGTGATCGGCTATATCGGAGAGGAAGGGGAGGTGGTGCCAGAAGGGCGGCCATCCAAGCAAGATGAATTGGAGTTGGAATCTTCTGTGTCCAAGCTTAGGCAAAATTCATCAGCACTCCCCCGAAAGGAAGGGTTCAGTGGTGCAAAAGGGGCATCCGTAACGACGCCAAAGTCTACCGTTGCAGTCCCAGAAGCGCCTCTGTCGGGTTTGGAAACGATTCGTGCCACTCCCTCCGCCCGCAGGACTGCTCGAAAATTGGGGGTTTTCTTACACGAGGTGACGGGTTCAGGGCGAAAAGGGAGAATCCACCGCGAAGACGTGGAAGTATACGCCACCCGCAAGTCAATGGACAAGCCGTCCTTGTCTAGAGAGATTTCCCAAAAGTCGCAAGGAGAGATCATCCCTTATCGGGGAATGAGGGAAACCGTAGGCCGACGGATGGCGGAGAGCGCTTTTAGTGCCCCCCATGTTACCTTATTTACTGATGTGGACATGGGTGCTGCCATCGAGACACGTCAGCAGTTGTTGGAGGTGGTGGAACAACAGACGGGGTATCGTCTGTCCCACACAGAACTCATTTTGAAAGCCTGCGCCTTCGCCTTAAAACAGCATCCGGAAGTGAATGCTTCCTTGCAGGGGAAAGAGATCCTACGCCATTCGCATATTCACTTGGGCTTGGCCGTCGCCGTGGAAGAGGGGCTTCTGGTTCCCGTTATCCGAGACGCCAACCGTAAAGGATTGGCTCAATTGACCCAGGAGTGCAAGGAGTTGGCCCAAGCGGCCCGCGAGAAAACGTTGACACCGGATCAACTGTCGGGAAGCACTTTTACCATCAGCAATCTGGGCATGTATGAAGTGGATGGATTTACACCGATCATCAATCAGCCGGAATCTGCAATTCTGGGAGTGGGCCGCATCAAGGAAAAGCCCGTAGGGGTTGACGGGGAGATCAAA